In one Rhodococcus sp. B50 genomic region, the following are encoded:
- a CDS encoding DUF3151 domain-containing protein, protein MTSFGDLLGPQPTLLPGDDDAESALLNNEDPAKVAADHPTASIAWAYLAEAALDRGETIQAYAYARTGYHRGLDQLRRNGWKGFGPVPYSHEPNRGFLRCVAVLARAAKTIGETDEHARCLDLLEDCDPRAAEALGVE, encoded by the coding sequence ATGACGTCTTTCGGTGATCTTCTCGGCCCGCAGCCCACCCTGCTCCCCGGCGACGACGACGCGGAGTCGGCCCTGCTGAACAACGAGGACCCGGCGAAGGTCGCAGCCGACCATCCCACAGCCTCGATCGCATGGGCTTATCTCGCCGAGGCCGCACTCGATCGTGGTGAGACGATCCAGGCCTACGCCTACGCACGCACCGGCTACCACCGCGGTCTCGACCAGCTGCGTCGCAACGGCTGGAAGGGCTTCGGTCCCGTGCCCTACAGCCACGAACCCAACCGCGGTTTCCTCCGTTGCGTCGCCGTGCTCGCCCGGGCAGCGAAGACGATCGGTGAGACGGACGAGCACGCCCGCTGCCTGGACCTGCTCGAGGACTGCGACCCGCGGGCAGCGGAAGCTCTGGGCGTCGAATAG
- a CDS encoding FUSC family protein has protein sequence MSAANKRRPTRQGVRTRLSDSAGRLRSSALPIVQCALAAGLAWWVAKDLVGHPQPFFAPIAAVVSLGLSLGARMRRSVELVCGVTVGIGVGDLIVSLIGSGPWQIALVVMMAMGTAVALNSGPIFSMQAGNSAVLVATLLPPGGTGGVDRMVDALIGGLTGIAVVALIPTHPVRRARRNAAEILATASEVLRKVESGLVENNPKPIEEALRQARATQPAIDAMRSNLKGGKEISRISPLYWNSRKRLAVLTAAADPIDHAMRNIRVLARRSLTLVRDDEILDSRLVHRFVEVADAVDVLREMVLAEPGEQPDQAEAARVLRSVAKKMGPELVAGAGVSATVVFAQMRSLIVDLLQTAGLKRISAIATLPPTVEHPAYEPDE, from the coding sequence ATGTCTGCGGCGAACAAGCGCCGCCCCACTCGTCAGGGGGTTCGCACACGCCTGTCGGATTCGGCCGGGCGGTTGCGCTCGTCCGCGCTGCCGATCGTGCAGTGCGCTCTGGCGGCCGGGTTGGCGTGGTGGGTGGCGAAGGATCTCGTCGGCCACCCCCAACCCTTCTTCGCTCCGATCGCGGCGGTCGTCTCGCTCGGCCTGTCGCTCGGGGCGCGGATGCGGCGTTCCGTCGAGTTGGTGTGCGGCGTCACCGTCGGCATCGGTGTGGGCGACCTGATCGTCTCTCTCATCGGTAGTGGACCGTGGCAGATCGCACTGGTCGTGATGATGGCGATGGGTACCGCTGTGGCGCTCAACAGCGGCCCGATCTTCTCGATGCAGGCGGGTAATTCCGCGGTGCTCGTCGCCACCCTTCTGCCGCCCGGCGGCACCGGGGGTGTCGACCGTATGGTCGACGCTCTCATCGGTGGGCTCACGGGGATCGCAGTGGTCGCGCTCATTCCCACGCATCCGGTGCGGCGGGCGCGTCGCAATGCGGCCGAGATCCTCGCCACCGCGAGCGAGGTACTGCGCAAGGTGGAGTCCGGCCTCGTCGAGAACAATCCGAAACCGATCGAGGAAGCGCTGCGGCAGGCCCGCGCCACCCAGCCCGCGATCGACGCGATGCGATCCAACCTCAAGGGCGGCAAGGAGATCAGCCGGATCTCGCCGCTGTACTGGAACAGCCGCAAGCGTCTCGCGGTCCTGACGGCTGCCGCCGACCCGATCGATCACGCGATGCGCAATATCCGCGTGCTCGCGCGACGTTCCCTGACTCTCGTCCGCGACGACGAGATCCTCGACTCGCGGCTGGTGCACCGTTTCGTCGAGGTCGCCGACGCCGTGGACGTCCTTCGTGAGATGGTTCTGGCCGAGCCGGGGGAGCAGCCCGACCAGGCCGAAGCCGCGCGGGTGCTGCGCAGCGTCGCGAAGAAGATGGGTCCGGAACTGGTCGCTGGGGCGGGGGTGTCGGCGACCGTCGTGTTCGCGCAGATGAGGTCGTTGATCGTGGACCTGCTGCAGACCGCCGGACTCAAGCGGATCTCCGCGATCGCCACCCTTCCTCCCACAGTCGAACACCCGGCCTACGAACCGGACGAATGA
- a CDS encoding cation diffusion facilitator family transporter — MGSGHGHSHGVGHGHGRGAGPTRGVIRRMASALGILGAFFVLEAFVGLLIGSLALLADAGHMLTDVVGVSMGMVALILARRGSAAASRTFGWHRAEVLTAMVNAALLLGVAGWVFYEAIDRIGDAPELPGFPMIVTALAGLAANIVVMLMLRADAKDSIAVRGAYMEVLADAVGSVGVLIAGALVMIFGWSLADVVVGVLISLWVVPRALRLAAESLRILTQTSPAHLDVDLLRTDLLALPGVCGVHDLHVWTLTTGMDVATVHLVSDHDPQWILDSARTALSSHGLEHATVQVESTVDGKQCEKDVTW, encoded by the coding sequence ATGGGTTCGGGTCACGGGCACTCACACGGCGTCGGCCACGGTCACGGCCGGGGCGCCGGTCCCACGCGCGGCGTCATCCGACGCATGGCCTCCGCGCTGGGCATCCTCGGCGCGTTCTTCGTGCTCGAGGCGTTCGTCGGGCTCCTGATCGGATCCCTCGCGCTCCTCGCCGACGCGGGCCACATGCTCACCGACGTCGTCGGGGTGTCCATGGGCATGGTCGCCCTCATCCTGGCCCGGCGCGGAAGTGCCGCCGCATCGCGCACTTTCGGCTGGCACCGCGCCGAGGTCCTCACCGCGATGGTGAACGCAGCACTGCTGCTCGGCGTCGCAGGCTGGGTCTTCTACGAGGCGATCGACCGCATCGGGGACGCCCCCGAACTCCCCGGATTCCCCATGATCGTCACCGCCCTCGCGGGACTCGCCGCCAACATCGTCGTGATGCTCATGCTCCGGGCCGACGCGAAGGACAGCATCGCGGTGCGCGGCGCCTACATGGAGGTACTCGCCGACGCCGTCGGATCGGTCGGCGTCCTCATCGCGGGCGCACTCGTCATGATCTTCGGCTGGAGCCTCGCGGACGTCGTCGTCGGTGTGCTCATCTCCCTGTGGGTCGTGCCGCGCGCACTGCGACTGGCCGCCGAGTCGCTCCGGATCCTCACCCAGACCTCGCCCGCGCACCTCGACGTCGACCTCCTGCGCACCGACCTGCTCGCGCTGCCCGGTGTGTGCGGCGTGCACGACCTGCACGTGTGGACGCTGACCACCGGTATGGACGTCGCCACCGTGCATCTCGTCAGCGACCACGACCCTCAGTGGATCCTCGACTCGGCGCGCACCGCGCTGTCGTCGCACGGCCTCGAGCACGCGACCGTCCAGGTCGAGTCGACCGTCGACGGGAAGCAGTGCGAGAAGGACGTCACCTGGTAG
- a CDS encoding histidine phosphatase family protein, whose amino-acid sequence MTRLFLVAHASTLATEQARFPCDEPISERGRREFERASAPVVDRWVCAPERRTNDTVRAFGFPAEIDPALRELDYGTWAGTAMDDVPESELEEWLTDPAAAPHGGESVVDLLGRVRTWLAARDDGYERVAAVTHPAVVRAATVCALDAPAAAFWRVDVRPLDVVRLHGRPGRWTLRPNRFPR is encoded by the coding sequence GTGACCCGATTGTTTCTCGTCGCACACGCATCCACCCTTGCGACGGAGCAGGCCCGATTTCCCTGCGACGAGCCGATCTCGGAAAGAGGCCGGCGCGAATTCGAGCGCGCCTCCGCACCGGTCGTCGATCGGTGGGTGTGTGCACCGGAGCGACGCACGAACGACACCGTCCGTGCCTTCGGGTTCCCCGCCGAGATCGACCCCGCCCTACGCGAGCTCGACTACGGCACGTGGGCCGGAACCGCGATGGACGACGTACCCGAGAGCGAGCTGGAGGAATGGCTGACCGATCCGGCGGCAGCACCGCACGGCGGCGAATCCGTCGTGGACCTGCTCGGCCGGGTCCGCACCTGGCTGGCGGCACGGGACGACGGCTACGAACGCGTCGCAGCGGTGACGCACCCCGCGGTCGTCCGGGCCGCGACGGTGTGCGCTCTCGACGCTCCGGCGGCCGCCTTCTGGCGGGTCGACGTGCGGCCGCTGGACGTCGTCCGGTTGCACGGCCGGCCGGGTCGGTGGACGTTGCGTCCGAACCGATTCCCGCGGTGA
- a CDS encoding CbtB domain-containing protein — MAVVHTPDESLGAAALAVALAAVIVAAFLVLYLVGFDQGAISRTGMFMHELMHDGRHLLGLPCH; from the coding sequence ATGGCTGTTGTCCATACGCCCGACGAGTCGCTCGGCGCTGCCGCACTCGCAGTCGCTCTCGCCGCAGTGATCGTGGCGGCATTTCTCGTTCTCTATCTGGTCGGATTCGATCAGGGCGCGATCTCGCGCACCGGCATGTTCATGCACGAACTGATGCACGACGGCCGGCATCTGCTCGGTCTTCCGTGCCATTGA
- a CDS encoding CbtA family protein, translating into MPGTYIQLLRRGLLAGLVAGLLAGGVAFVVGEPHIESAIALEEAAGEAHSHDHDHATAAGESHGHSHGDDALVGRTGQKAGLFLATGLAGLALGALYASVLHFARRLTDMPGWKLGLVGAAGAWLAVEAIPFLKYPANPPAVGDPDTIDQRTLLWLAAVVLGLVAIAVAVAVAKALATQDLHTVRIAGPVLAFLLVVGPGYLVLPRVDEVGADFPATLLWEFRVASFTVQLTLWATLGLVFAYLTERASRRAPIPA; encoded by the coding sequence ATGCCCGGAACCTACATCCAGTTGTTGCGCAGGGGCCTGCTCGCCGGACTCGTCGCGGGTCTGCTCGCGGGCGGTGTCGCCTTCGTCGTCGGCGAACCCCACATCGAATCGGCGATCGCACTCGAAGAAGCTGCGGGCGAGGCACATTCGCACGATCATGATCACGCGACGGCCGCGGGTGAATCCCACGGTCACAGTCACGGCGACGATGCGCTCGTCGGTCGTACCGGTCAGAAGGCCGGGTTGTTCCTCGCGACCGGCCTGGCAGGTCTCGCACTCGGTGCCCTCTATGCGTCGGTGCTGCACTTCGCGCGCCGTCTCACCGACATGCCGGGCTGGAAGCTCGGGCTGGTCGGTGCGGCCGGGGCGTGGCTGGCGGTCGAAGCGATTCCGTTCCTGAAGTATCCGGCCAACCCGCCGGCCGTCGGCGATCCCGACACGATCGATCAGCGCACTCTGCTGTGGCTCGCCGCGGTCGTCCTCGGACTCGTCGCGATCGCCGTTGCCGTGGCGGTGGCCAAGGCACTCGCCACCCAGGATCTGCACACCGTCCGCATCGCCGGTCCTGTACTCGCTTTCCTCCTCGTAGTGGGTCCGGGATATCTCGTGCTGCCGAGGGTCGACGAGGTCGGAGCAGATTTCCCCGCGACGCTGCTGTGGGAGTTCCGGGTCGCGTCGTTCACCGTGCAGCTCACTCTGTGGGCGACGCTGGGCCTGGTCTTCGCGTACCTCACCGAACGCGCCTCCCGTCGCGCGCCGATCCCGGCCTGA
- a CDS encoding cobyric acid synthase gives MGSGLLVAGTTSDAGKSVVVTGVCRSLSRRGLKVAPFKAQNMSNNSMVTSEGAEIGRAQWIQAVAARAIPEAAMNPVLLKPGSDRRSHVVVLGRPAGALEAGEFAGGRRHLAEAAFGAFDDLRDRYDVVVCEGAGSVAEINLRAHDYVNMGLAQHGSMPTVVVGDIDRGGVFASMYGTLALLDAADQQLVRGFVINKFRGDVSLLKPGLDSLEQLTGRPVLGVLPWQRDLWLDSEDSLALTSRPAHDGDGAVTIGVVMLPRVSNFTDVDALCLEPDVRVRFVDDPRALAGADVVIVPGTRATLADLAWLRSRGLDTAIVEHASRGYPVLGICGGFQMLGTHIDDPCGVEGVAGANATGLGLLPVRTTFGPEKVLRLPRGSALDAAASGYEIHHGRITVDGGTDFLGGARVGSVFGTMWHGALEGDALRWAWLREVAAAVGREIRTGEVSFPAARESRIEALADLVDEHLDMDALLDMLSDERTLPVLKGTLR, from the coding sequence ATGGGTTCGGGTCTGCTCGTCGCCGGAACGACGTCGGATGCAGGGAAATCTGTCGTCGTCACCGGCGTCTGCCGATCCTTGTCGCGGCGCGGCCTGAAAGTCGCGCCGTTCAAGGCACAAAACATGTCGAACAACTCGATGGTGACGAGCGAGGGTGCGGAGATCGGTCGTGCCCAATGGATCCAGGCGGTGGCCGCGCGTGCGATCCCCGAGGCCGCGATGAACCCGGTGCTGCTCAAACCCGGCAGCGACCGGCGCAGTCACGTCGTCGTGCTCGGCCGGCCGGCCGGTGCGCTGGAAGCAGGCGAGTTCGCCGGTGGTCGACGGCATCTCGCCGAGGCCGCGTTCGGCGCGTTCGACGATCTCCGCGACCGGTACGACGTGGTGGTGTGCGAAGGTGCCGGTAGTGTGGCCGAGATCAACCTGCGTGCCCACGACTACGTGAACATGGGTCTGGCGCAGCATGGTTCGATGCCGACCGTCGTCGTCGGCGACATCGATCGCGGTGGTGTGTTCGCATCGATGTACGGGACGCTGGCCCTGCTCGATGCTGCGGATCAACAGTTGGTCCGCGGCTTCGTGATCAACAAGTTCCGTGGCGACGTCTCGCTCCTGAAACCTGGGCTGGATTCGCTCGAACAGCTCACCGGCCGCCCGGTATTGGGTGTGCTGCCGTGGCAACGCGACCTGTGGCTCGATTCCGAGGACTCGCTCGCCCTCACCTCCCGTCCCGCTCACGACGGCGACGGCGCTGTGACCATCGGCGTCGTGATGCTGCCGCGCGTCAGCAATTTCACGGACGTCGACGCGTTGTGCCTGGAGCCGGACGTGCGGGTCCGTTTCGTCGACGATCCTCGGGCGCTCGCCGGAGCCGATGTGGTGATCGTGCCCGGAACCCGCGCGACCCTGGCGGATCTCGCGTGGCTTCGTTCGCGGGGTCTCGACACCGCGATCGTCGAACACGCGAGCCGGGGATACCCGGTCCTCGGTATCTGTGGGGGATTCCAGATGCTCGGCACGCACATCGACGACCCGTGCGGTGTCGAAGGTGTGGCCGGCGCGAACGCGACGGGCCTCGGACTGCTCCCTGTGCGAACCACATTCGGCCCGGAGAAGGTTCTGCGGTTACCCAGGGGTTCGGCATTGGATGCGGCTGCCTCCGGATACGAGATCCATCACGGACGCATCACCGTCGACGGCGGCACGGATTTCCTCGGTGGCGCCCGTGTGGGTTCGGTGTTCGGCACCATGTGGCACGGCGCCCTCGAAGGGGACGCTCTGCGGTGGGCATGGCTGCGCGAGGTCGCTGCGGCGGTCGGCCGCGAGATCCGTACCGGCGAAGTGAGTTTCCCGGCAGCGCGCGAGTCCCGCATCGAGGCACTCGCCGACCTCGTCGACGAGCACCTCGACATGGATGCCCTGCTCGACATGCTGTCCGACGAGCGGACCCTGCCGGTGTTGAAGGGGACTCTGCGATGA
- a CDS encoding cobalt-precorrin-6A reductase, producing MTVLILGGTGEARALAAALDDDAIEFESSLAGRVRNPRLPVGPVRIGGFGGAEGLARYLNERGIRAVVDATHPFAAGISANAAAACAAVNVPLLRLQRPGWHDRHGRWTWADDHHAAAEAAATGRRIFLSTGRQTLDRFVGPLVAHDVLVRVVDPLAIELPPNWSVLLGRGPYDRDDERSLLLDNSIDTLVTKDSGGSLTRGKLDAADELGVRVIVVRRPAAPRGVATVDSVATARDWVLRVAEVRPADLRNADRRPSSSLPAAPGATAPSADLRA from the coding sequence ATGACGGTCCTGATCCTGGGCGGAACCGGTGAAGCACGCGCTCTCGCCGCTGCTCTGGACGACGACGCGATCGAGTTCGAGTCCTCGCTCGCAGGCCGGGTCCGCAACCCGCGCCTGCCCGTCGGCCCGGTGCGCATCGGAGGGTTCGGTGGTGCCGAGGGCCTCGCCCGGTACCTGAACGAGCGCGGTATCCGAGCCGTCGTCGACGCCACCCATCCGTTCGCCGCCGGCATCAGTGCGAACGCCGCTGCGGCCTGCGCCGCTGTAAACGTGCCGTTGCTGCGTCTGCAGCGACCCGGCTGGCACGACCGGCACGGCCGGTGGACATGGGCCGACGACCACCACGCCGCCGCGGAAGCCGCCGCGACCGGCCGGCGGATCTTCCTCAGTACGGGACGGCAGACTCTCGACCGCTTCGTCGGACCGCTCGTTGCGCACGACGTGCTCGTGCGCGTGGTCGACCCGCTCGCGATCGAACTGCCACCGAATTGGTCCGTGCTGCTCGGACGCGGCCCCTACGACAGGGACGACGAACGGAGTCTGTTGCTCGACAACAGCATCGACACCCTCGTCACGAAGGACTCGGGTGGTTCGCTCACCCGCGGCAAACTCGACGCCGCGGACGAGTTGGGCGTACGCGTGATCGTCGTGCGCCGGCCTGCCGCACCCCGCGGGGTCGCCACGGTGGATTCCGTGGCGACGGCGCGGGACTGGGTTCTCCGAGTCGCGGAGGTCAGACCTGCGGACCTTCGGAACGCAGATCGTCGACCTTCTTCATCGCTTCCCGCAGCTCCTGGAGCCACTGCTCCGAGTGCTGACCTACGAGCCTGA
- a CDS encoding Rv2732c family membrane protein, giving the protein MDDLAEFRHDLDRIEHRVAGEVTVGRSRVRILAGCVALLVVGLLLPQATSVTSLTTLVRWDSDSVALPLRIFDAFVVVFGIVVPLVALLRRRWGAAAIAMLGSGAASMVGLFAVWSQAGMVAHTPHAPQVGLYLCWGAVIASTAVWLPVVLSTAPLRSAPPITAGVLTPRQGR; this is encoded by the coding sequence ATGGACGACCTGGCCGAATTCCGTCACGATCTCGATCGCATCGAACACCGCGTCGCCGGTGAGGTGACCGTCGGCCGCTCACGCGTCCGGATCCTGGCGGGATGTGTCGCACTGCTGGTGGTAGGTCTGCTGCTTCCGCAGGCCACGTCCGTGACGTCTCTGACGACCCTCGTGCGCTGGGATTCCGACTCCGTCGCCCTGCCGTTGCGGATCTTCGACGCCTTCGTAGTGGTGTTCGGCATCGTCGTACCGCTCGTCGCGCTGCTCCGTCGCCGCTGGGGTGCCGCGGCGATCGCGATGCTCGGTTCGGGCGCGGCGTCGATGGTGGGATTGTTCGCCGTCTGGTCGCAGGCCGGGATGGTCGCCCACACCCCGCACGCACCGCAGGTCGGGCTGTATCTGTGCTGGGGCGCGGTGATCGCGTCCACCGCGGTGTGGCTGCCCGTCGTACTCTCCACTGCTCCCCTGCGCAGCGCTCCTCCGATCACGGCCGGAGTTCTGACACCCCGACAGGGCCGCTGA
- a CDS encoding haloacid dehalogenase type II, which produces MLRSVSRYDAYIFDVQGTLMDFYTPVTRAVTDALGPDADPATVGDLVRAWRSDYYERILRLDQSVENWYRVQDSYVDGLGDVCEQFGIDLPDDVRIETARAWQRLEAWPDVRPGLKELRSRAVVATLSNTDMATMVKLFRDQHLEADAILTAELFGAFKPEHFLYERTCRYLGIDPSRAAMVASHPYDLRAAREVGLNTVFVYRPLENGRLEDAVDDTDGEFDHRIDDLRHMP; this is translated from the coding sequence ATGCTCCGGAGCGTGAGCCGATACGACGCGTACATCTTCGACGTGCAGGGCACCCTGATGGATTTCTACACCCCGGTCACCCGCGCGGTGACCGACGCCCTCGGACCGGATGCCGATCCGGCGACCGTGGGCGACCTGGTCCGGGCCTGGAGGAGCGACTATTACGAGCGCATCCTCCGTCTCGACCAGTCGGTGGAGAACTGGTACCGCGTGCAGGACTCCTACGTCGACGGACTCGGCGACGTGTGTGAGCAGTTCGGGATCGACCTTCCGGACGACGTGCGCATCGAGACGGCGCGGGCATGGCAACGTCTCGAAGCGTGGCCGGACGTGCGACCCGGACTGAAGGAACTCCGCTCGCGGGCCGTGGTGGCGACCCTGTCCAACACCGACATGGCCACGATGGTGAAGCTCTTCCGCGACCAGCACCTCGAGGCCGACGCCATCCTCACGGCCGAGTTGTTCGGCGCCTTCAAACCCGAACACTTCCTCTACGAACGCACCTGCCGTTATCTCGGGATCGATCCGTCCCGTGCGGCGATGGTCGCCTCGCATCCCTACGACCTCCGCGCCGCCCGCGAGGTCGGCCTGAACACCGTCTTCGTGTACCGCCCGCTCGAGAACGGACGCCTCGAGGACGCGGTCGACGACACCGACGGCGAATTCGACCATCGCATCGACGACCTGCGTCACATGCCGTGA
- a CDS encoding DUF1801 domain-containing protein has translation MAENKTQPTDRPVPEFLDAVDHPVRRADGWALHDLMHDVTGQPAVMWGPSMVGFGRYHYRYASGREGDALAVGFSPRTTNLALYGLTIAPGAEELLATLGPHKRGAACLYVTRLSAVDTDVLSELVRVGFDHMTTVEHTP, from the coding sequence ATGGCCGAGAACAAGACGCAACCCACCGACCGCCCGGTGCCGGAGTTCCTCGATGCCGTCGACCATCCGGTGCGTCGCGCCGACGGATGGGCACTGCACGACCTGATGCACGACGTCACGGGGCAGCCGGCGGTGATGTGGGGGCCGTCGATGGTCGGTTTCGGCCGCTACCACTATCGGTACGCCAGCGGCCGCGAGGGAGACGCACTCGCCGTCGGCTTCTCGCCCCGCACGACGAATCTCGCCCTGTACGGGTTGACGATCGCGCCCGGCGCGGAGGAACTCCTCGCAACCCTCGGTCCGCACAAGCGCGGTGCCGCGTGCCTGTACGTCACCAGGCTGTCGGCCGTGGACACCGACGTGCTGTCGGAGTTGGTGCGCGTCGGCTTCGACCACATGACCACGGTCGAACACACTCCCTGA